TTCTGAAAAACAAAAAGTACTTACGAAAGAAGGATTAAAAGCAATTGAAATTCAAGAATCAAAGAACAACAAAAGCTCTGTAAAACAAATTGCTAGAATTTTACTCACAAATCCGATTCCAGAAGTAAGATCAGAAGCTGCTCGTGCACTTGGTCGTATGGGGCGTGGAACCAAGGCACTCCATCGTGCAATTGACACTGACGCATATGAAGTTAGGCAACATGCATATAAAGCTTTGGAGAAAATAGGTTCTCGAACTTCTTTAAAATATTTTATCAAAGGTACAAAATCTTCAGACGTTGATATTAAAATTGCTTCATTCAAAGGATTGGGGAAAACTAGAAGTAGCCTCGGCAGAGACATGATTATACGAGTGGGTCTTAACTCTAGAGATCCGAACGTGGTTGCTGCAGCGTTAGACGGTCTTGGAAACTTTTCAAGAAAAGATGACTTAGAAACTCTGAGAAGATTTTTAAAATCCGATGTGCAAGAACATCAATCGGGAGCAGTTCGCGGTTTAGGCAACTCTAAAATTCCAGAAAGTCTTGATATTTTGAGTAGCGCAATTAGCGAAAATCCCGGACTAGAACCAGAAGTAATTTTTGCAATCAGTAAAAAGAAAACTCTAAATGCGACTCTTCTGCTTATGAAGATGATGCAAACAAATAAAAATGAAAATTACCAAGCTATTATTCAAAGAGAATTAAACTTACGTAAGGCATATGGGAAGTATGCGATAGTAAAAACTAATTCTGCGACTATTCGTAAATTACCTAGAGCTAGTTCTGAGAAAGTTCTTGTATTAGCAAACACGGACGTTGCCAAAATTCGCAAAGTTACCGAAAAAAGATTCAAAGTCAAAATGAATAATACTGTTATCGAAGACAGATACTATCTTTTACAAGCAATTGCAAATAAAGAAGGTTCTAAAAAAAGTATTGTAGAGGGTTGGGTTTTTGGTGCAAAAATCAACGTAGTAAATATTGCAAATCCAGCTAAGAAGGCTGGAGGAGAAGATGAATACAATGATGAAGACAGCGAAGACGAAAAAGACGTAAACAAGGAAAATAATTTTCCTGAGCCTAAGAAAAATGTAAAACCAGCACCAGTTAAGAAGAATGCTAAAGACGGTGACTACTACGAGGAAGACGAAGACGAAGATGACTAAGTTGAATAATTTATCTTAGTTTTAAAAAAAGCCAGTATTTACTGGCTTTTTTGTTTTTTGGGTCATTGTTCGATTAATAATAAATTTATTTACTAAAAACCTGAGTTTGATCTATATACTAATTTCTATGAAATATTTTATTTATTTATTATTTTTAGGAATTATTTCTGGAAACTGCAGCAGTGCCTCATCAAAGATAGATAAATCAGAATTTATTCCAAGCCCAGCTCGAATTACGGCAAAACCATTTTTAAACTTTCGTGAAAAGCCTGACGCAAATAGTAAAATCCTAGACTCAATACCTGAAGGTTATGTTATTTATGTAACAAATAGAACTGAGGAAACCGAAACTATATCAAATTACGAAAGTTACTGGTATAAAACTAGATTTAAAACGAAAACTGGTTGGGTATTCGGAAAATATTTAGATTTTGAAGAAAAGGAAGTCTCTATCAGTAAGTTGATTCAGGGCTCATCAAAACATCCACAGTATCCTACAAATTATAAGAAACTTCAGAAATATTTTGATACAAATATGATTCATAAAGATTATAAACAAATTCTTTCTGAGTTTGGTAAACCGAATTCGCAAATTAAGTATAAAGGTTCTAATCAGCATGGAGGATACAATCGCTATCTAGAATTGATATATGCCGATTTAAAATTAAAGTTTATTGATATGTTTTTGTTTGAGATAACTTATTTTAATTCAGAACAGCTAAAAAATAAAACTATACATATAGGATCCGACAGACATGATTTAGAACTTGAATTTGAAATTCCTTATTACATTTCTAAAAATCAATACACTTATCTTACTTGTTTTCCGTATTCGGATGAATGTCCAACAGGATATCCTAATTCTCTGATATTTAATTTAGAAGATCAAAAAATAAAAACGATTCAATTGAGTGTATATCTAGATTAGTTATTTTATCGGTTGTATATAGTGAATAGTATCTTCATTTAACAATACGATAACTTCTGTTTTTTTATAATTCTTAGATTTTCTGAAATTTTGTAAAGCTGGGTCTATTTTCATAAAACCAAAAATAAAGGAATAAGAATTTCTCCAGGGAAATGTGGTTGTCATTGATAAAGTTGCTTCTAATGTTTTTGATTGTACATTTGGTAAATCGCCAATTTTTTCTTCTACTATTAATCCAACTTGTGCTAAATTCGAATAATCATCTGGAAAAAAAATTTGCATAGGCTTTTGCTTTGAAAAATTATATTTCTGTAAAGTTTCCGAAATTTCTTTCGTGGTTTTTCCAATTAAAGAATAGTCTTTTCCATTTATTTCTTTGTAAATAAAATGAAACGGACCTACTGTTTTTTCTTCAATTTCAATTGGTAAAAATGCACCCATATAAACTAAATAGCCAATAATTAAAAAAATAATTAGAATTGGAAAAAAAACTAATATAAACATTTGATGTTACCTTTTGACTAATTACTTTTTTAGCTCGATAGGATGAAGTTCAGAAGTTGGGGAAGTCTCTGTTTCTTCTTTCGGGGCTGTTTTTTCTATCTGTTTCAGTTCATTTTTATAATATTGAATTAATTTTTTATTTAATAACATATCAAATAAGTAAAAGCAGATTCGTATAAGAAAGAATCCTCCTACCGCTAATGCGGCTAATAAAAGATATTCTTGAATCAAATAGAATACTACAGATAATAATACGATAGCAACTGGAACAAAAATCATAGAAAGTTCGGTAATTTTGTTTATTATTTCTACATTTCTATTTTTTAAATTTCCAATAGAGTTATTTGTGTGTTCTTTGAATTTTTCTTCTACACTAGACTGTACTTTTAAAACCGCTTTCATTTGTTTGATTTGACTTTCTTTTAATGTATCTACATTAGAATTGACTGATAAAAGTTGTGTTTGTAGATTTTCAACTTGCGTTTTTAGTTTATCATTATCCGCTTTAACAGATTCGAGTAAAGTTGTTGATTCGTTTCTTAAATTTTTCTTAAAATATTCATTTTGTTTGTTTGTAATATCCGTATAATGAAGATTGCGAGAAAAAGAATCTTCAAATAAAAGAGAAGCGATAGACGAAGTAGATGACTTAATTCTATCTTCAATAGAATACATGGTAGACATGATTTCCATAAAATATAAAATACTTCGCTCTAAGAATAAATCAAGGTTATCCGGTTCCTCTAGAAGTTTCAAAATTGAATCATAATCCTTCATATCCCCATTAACTGATTCATAAAAAATGCATCCAATCAAATGTTTTTTGAAAAAGGAACTACTTTTACTTATTAAAAATTTGGTAACGGCATCATGAATTTCCGTTTTATTCTGTGGATATTTTCCAATGAATGTTTTATACGATTGTAATAATTCTTTTTCTGTTTTATAGTTAGGGTTTGTGAGTCTTAAATAAAATTGATAAACCAAAGGAAGAAATAAATCTTCGTAAAAAGATTTCCAAACTAGTCCTTCCTCGTCAATACTACCATAGAGTTTAAGTTTTTCTTCAAAGTCTGCTCTTGTGTTTGCATCCTCTTGATCATCAATGCCTAAAATTTTTATGTAGGAATCTTCTGCTTCAGTTAATTTACTTGGATTGACAGAATACTTTTCGGATTGAAAAATAAGTGTCTCATCTTCTTTATAGAGCATTTCTAAAATTTCATTAAACTCAGGAACATTTTCTACTTTTAAACTATAGTTTTTGTATAGAAAATTTACCAATTCATCTCCATTAAATGATCTTCCTGGATTTTCAATAAATATAGATAGAATTAAATTCTTATATAGGTAAGCAAACCAAGCTGTTCCATCTAAATTTAGTGGGTAGAGAAGGGGGATGATATTGATATAATTGTTCATATTACTTTCATTTTCGCTATAAAGAGTGGTTTACTCAAGTAATTTACTTTTTTATAAATTCAATTTCAAATCAAATAGTGCCTAATTAAGGTTTACTGCAAAATGGTTGACAATTCATAAATACATCCAAGTCTGATTCTATGGAAAAAACGAAGCGTATCGTATTAGTTGCCCATGATAATAAAAAAAAGGACTTATTAGATTGGGTTACCTATAATAAAGGGACTTTAGCAAAACATTTTTTATCCGCTACTGGCACGACTGGAAAAATTATTTCAGAAAATACTGGTCTTCCTGTAAATAGATATATATCAGGACCTTTAGGCGGTGATCAGCAAATTGGAGCAAAAATTGTAGAAGGTGCCATTGATGTTATGATTTTTTTTTGGGATCCACTTTCAGCACAACCTCATGATCCAGATGTGAAGGCATTACTTAGAGTAGCCGTTCTTTATAATATACCTATGGCTTGCAATCGATCCACAGCAGACTTTCTAATATCTTCTCATCTGTTAGATGAGGTTTACCAGAATCGACTTCACGAAAATCCAATTTCAGATATCAGAAAAGACAATTAAACTTTAAAGGAAAACGAAATGAAATTTTTAGTATTTATCATTTTTATTTTTAATATTTTTATCAATACAAGTATTACAAGTGTTGAAGACAACGAATATGTTTCTATTAAACCATCTTATATCCCGGGTGCAGGTATGGGGTTATATGCAGCGAAGGATATACCAAAAGATACAATGATTACCCACTACGATGGTAGAAAAATTACGCGTCCAGAGTATAATGCATTACATGCAAAAAAAGAGCACTGGTATGTATTTACAATGCCTGAATGTTCAAAAGAAAGAATTCAATACAAAGAATGCCAGTCAGATGAAAATAAAAAAAAGAATAATCCTGAGTGTAAAGAGCCAGATTATCCTTACTTAGATGGAAATCGTGATCACTATGGGTCTAAGGTAAATTTCGCACCTTCCAAAATTAATGGGAAGTTAACTAAACTTCAAAATGTTCAATTTCTAAAACATTGTGAAGAACCTTATATTCGGTTATATGCTCTCAGAGATATTAAAAAAGGGGAAGAACTTTATGTGAGTTACGGTAGTATTTACAACTACCACTTTATGGAATTTTCAGAAGTTCAAGAATTTTTTTTAAAAAAAGCAAATATCAATCTGAAACAAGGTGAAAAATTTACATTTTCTGATTAGAGTTTCATATCTTTAAAATTATATAATTGGGAGTTTACTTAAAAGTAAACGCGGATATTACACCTCCTATAAAGCTTTAATCTATAAGAGGCTAATATTATTATATCGCTAATACTATTGTTTTAAATCGCCAAGTTCTTTTTCGAGTTTACATTTTGGATAACTGCCTGGTTTTAATGCTGTTCCTACATAGCCTACAGCTTCTTGTGCGGTTACTACGTTTATATCCCAGCCACTAATATAGTTTGGACATTCAATTAATTTATTTTTACATAAGATTTGTGTTGCTTTTGGCTTTGGATATGCCCATGCGGAAGGAGGTTGTATACATCTATTTTCTAAATCAGCAATTTTCCTTGTTCTAGCTACAATTTTTTCATATTCTTTAAATCGATCGATCATTGGGTTCGCAATTTCTTTATCAAAAATTTTCTTTTCAACGTTATAACAAAACATTATAAGGAGTTTTTCTGCTATACTATCTGCTCCGCTAATTCTTTTATAGGTCTCACTAATGAAACGAGTAATTTTTAATGCCTCTGTTAGAATTTTCACAGTTTCTTCATAGTATTCATTATCTACCAAATTATATTCATCACCGCCACCTGTCTCTCTTGGAATACTTTCGAGAAACGGATTTTGAGCTAGTAAATTAAAGTCCATAGGATCTGGTTTGTCCACTACGTATACACCATTTACTATATGATTTTGAATGGCAGAAATTATTTGAGCTGGCATATTAACATTTTGCGCGATTTGAGCATTTAATTTTGCTAATCGAATCATTAAACCTTCGTCCAGATTTGAAGTTTTCCAATAATCTGTTTTGAAAAAAATCATGTCCGAAAGTAATCCAGTCAAGAACGCATAACGGTGAATTAACTTAATACTGTAACTTTTCTGAACAACAGTTCCTAAACAAATTAAACCCATACTAACAATATGTTGAAAAAAGATAGGTTGTTCTAACATAATTTTATAAAGCACTAAAACTAAATCATTTGTATAAAAAGAACTGCTGATTAAGGTTTCCGTACTTAGGATACTTGAATGATCGTTATTATATAGTATAGAAATAAATTCGTTTTTAGATTTTTGAATTCCAGGCATAATTTCTGCAGTGAGTGCCTTCTTGATTCTTCCAGTAAGTTCTTGCGTCATATTGACTCGAAATTTTGATTCATATTGTCCCGGGATTGATTCTAATTTTCTTAAAGTAGTGTCTTTAATATGCACATTATCTTTAATTAAAATATTTCCTTTTTTATCTTTGATTGGATCTCTAAGTTGTACAATGCCTAATAAATTTAAATCATTTACGAATTTGCTAAATTCTCGTAATTCTTCGAATTCAATGCCTGCGAGAGTAATTTTCATTTTATCCCCTTCTAATTATTATTTTTTTCTTTTTTCTAAATATTCTATGACTCTTTCTTTTGAATTAAAATTACCTAATTTATCGGCTCTAACTGTTCCGCCTGGGATTTCGGTATTAATTTCGCTCAGATAATTTCCGAGAATATCAAGTCCTACAAATATCATACCATACTTTTTTAATTTTGGTTTTACTAATTCAATAATTTTTTTATCTCTATCTGTCAAGTCGCATTGGACTGGTTTACCACCGGCGTGGATATTGTTTAAAAACTCACCTTCATTCGCTACTCTTAAATACCATGCAATTGGTTCGCCATCCAAAAGTAAAATTCGTTTATCTCCGTTATTCGGAATATAACTCTGTATTAAAATAGGTCCTTGTTTTAATAATGCACGAAGATTATTTCGTAAATTTCTTTTTTCAGTAAAATAAATATCTTCTCCACCTTTACCGCCTAACGGCTTAATTACACCTTCGTATTTTAAAACGTCTTTACTGTATTTGTAAAGGTCTTCGAAATTTCCGGATATTAATTGGTGAGGTGGAAGTATAGAGGAATCCAAATTTAGAGTAGCCAATTTAGATGACACGAAAGGAAGAAACTTAGGATCATTAAAAACAAAAACTCCTAATTCTTGTAAGTGAAATGCGTATTCTCTAGCTGTTTTGTGAAAAGATTCTCCTTTATCACCCGGTTCATGTTTATGCCTTAACATGAGAACATCTAGATTATTTAGGCAGAGTTTATCTTCAGGAAAATTTTTTAAATTTCTAGTAAGGTCTACTCTAGTCTCAATCCCTTTTTTTTTAATGACTCTTGCATTTGCAAAAATATTTTTACCGTCTGAATATAAGTCATAGACTGACATCATATAGACTTCGTGCCCTCTTTGAAGTGCCGTGAATGCGATATCATGCGTAGTTAACCCATCATTTCTAGTTGATAGAGTATTGGTAATAATGCCTAACTTCATAAAGATTTTTCAAGAGTAATTTGAGATTCTTTGATTTACAATCTATTTTTATGGAATTAAGAAATTTATTTCATAATAGCTTTTTCGATTCTATTGATCAGTACATCTTTAAATTCGTCTTCTAATGGAAACTGGCAAAATGCATTATTGATTTGTTTTTTGTCACAATCAATAAAAAAAGAATAAAGGTAATGCATATATTCCAAGTTAGTCTGTAGGAATTGGCTAAATGTTACTTTAGAGTTGTATTTGAATCCAATTACTGCATTTGAGTTTCCTTCTATTTGTTCGATACTTTCAACTAATATTACTCTGCAGTCTGGGGCATAGTGCCTATATTTCAATCCGGGACTTATGGGTTTCAGGAGTGGATAATTATTATTTTTCTCATATGTTTTTAAATTTGGTAAAAAGTCTTTTAGTTCTAAATAAGAAATTCGTCCGGGTCTAACAAGGACTGGAGTTTCACTCGTAAAATCTAATACTGTAGATTCAATTCCTATTTCACTATCTTTGCCTGTTAATATAAAATCAACTTTTCCAGAAAATTCAGAAATTGCATCCAAAGAGCGGGTAATAGAAGGTTTCCCTGACAGATTTGCGGACGGAGCGGAAATCGGAGTATCCGAATATTGTAAGAGTAAGTTTGTCATTTCGTGAGAAGGTACCCTAACGGCTAATGTTGATAAACCAGAGGAAAAAATAGAATCATCTTTTTTTTCTAATATGTAAGTAATTGGTCCCGGAGAAAAATGATGAATGACTTTTTTATATTTTTCGGGGATAATTGCGATTTTGTCTATTGATTGAACTGAATCTAAGTGTACAATAAAAGGATTATCGGAAGGACGATTTTTGATAGAATAAATTTTTTCACATGCTAGAATATTTCTAGAATTAGCACCTATTCCGTATACTGTCTCGGTCGGAAAAATAACAATGCCGCCTTGTTTTATAACATCGGCGGCATGATTTACATTGGAACTAACAATTGTTTCCAAGGAAAAATTACTTTTTTGGTACAATCATTGTCGTTTTATCGAGGGATTTTGTTGTTTTTTTTGCATTTGCATCCGTTTTCTGTTGTGGCAAATCTTTATTTTCTTCTTCTATTTTTTGTTTAGGAGAAAACTGAATTTTTTCAACGGGTGGAAGTTTGTTGGAAACTAAAAGACTTAAATAATCATTGATTGCTGGATCATTGTCAGATAATAATTGCCAAAACGAAAATCCGCCAATATTGTATTTTCTGAGTAAAGTCATTTTATCTTCAAATGCTTTTCTGTTCATATAAAAAGCAACTCTATCGCATCCTCCAGAACTGTACCAGAGACTAGGATCTTCATAAACTTTATTTTCATGAATATACATAAATTTCGAAAGATTCTTCCAACCTTTAGATTTACTATTTTCTGCAAATATTTTACGAATATCTGTTGGTTGGTAATGTATAGACTTAGATGCTTTTATTTTTAGGGCAGTATCATAGTATACCGCTTTTGCTTTTACATTACAATTCAAAGCCCAGTCATATCCATAAGTAGGAATTGCCATATACAATTTTTCATGGGGAATTCTTGCAAGCGCATACTCTACGATTTCTTTTAACCATACGTTAGGCGCTTGTGGTCCTGGACCTGGGTTACGGTATTTGCGCGGATGTAATTCATAAGCCATAATTTTTACACGATCTACGTGTTTAGCTAAAAATTCATAATCATGAGTCATTGGTCCACGCCAATTTTCAGCAAAATCTTGTATAATTGGTTTTGATAAACCTTTACACTTCGATTCTTTTGTTTTCATTGAACTGGTTTTTGGA
This sequence is a window from Leptospiraceae bacterium. Protein-coding genes within it:
- a CDS encoding SET domain-containing protein-lysine N-methyltransferase; protein product: MKFLVFIIFIFNIFINTSITSVEDNEYVSIKPSYIPGAGMGLYAAKDIPKDTMITHYDGRKITRPEYNALHAKKEHWYVFTMPECSKERIQYKECQSDENKKKNNPECKEPDYPYLDGNRDHYGSKVNFAPSKINGKLTKLQNVQFLKHCEEPYIRLYALRDIKKGEELYVSYGSIYNYHFMEFSEVQEFFLKKANINLKQGEKFTFSD
- a CDS encoding threonylcarbamoyl-AMP synthase, which produces METIVSSNVNHAADVIKQGGIVIFPTETVYGIGANSRNILACEKIYSIKNRPSDNPFIVHLDSVQSIDKIAIIPEKYKKVIHHFSPGPITYILEKKDDSIFSSGLSTLAVRVPSHEMTNLLLQYSDTPISAPSANLSGKPSITRSLDAISEFSGKVDFILTGKDSEIGIESTVLDFTSETPVLVRPGRISYLELKDFLPNLKTYEKNNNYPLLKPISPGLKYRHYAPDCRVILVESIEQIEGNSNAVIGFKYNSKVTFSQFLQTNLEYMHYLYSFFIDCDKKQINNAFCQFPLEDEFKDVLINRIEKAIMK
- a CDS encoding methylglyoxal synthase, with the translated sequence MEKTKRIVLVAHDNKKKDLLDWVTYNKGTLAKHFLSATGTTGKIISENTGLPVNRYISGPLGGDQQIGAKIVEGAIDVMIFFWDPLSAQPHDPDVKALLRVAVLYNIPMACNRSTADFLISSHLLDEVYQNRLHENPISDIRKDN
- a CDS encoding SH3 domain-containing protein, with protein sequence MKYFIYLLFLGIISGNCSSASSKIDKSEFIPSPARITAKPFLNFREKPDANSKILDSIPEGYVIYVTNRTEETETISNYESYWYKTRFKTKTGWVFGKYLDFEEKEVSISKLIQGSSKHPQYPTNYKKLQKYFDTNMIHKDYKQILSEFGKPNSQIKYKGSNQHGGYNRYLELIYADLKLKFIDMFLFEITYFNSEQLKNKTIHIGSDRHDLELEFEIPYYISKNQYTYLTCFPYSDECPTGYPNSLIFNLEDQKIKTIQLSVYLD
- a CDS encoding hydrolase; the encoded protein is MDSSAASGPENQDSKVTVNKPDSINPVKKEDSKEPENSTSFIDTIVGIFKLNETTTVPDNTAKPPEKEIPQIVKDIDKAEFRSSTWFSDYEAMKKNVIYYNEIHPFIYLMKGGLTNTGELSSSWSKTSRHARVAELRSLNPNVKIIPTIFRWENPKEKISENIGMNGRSDIRDQHIKNIIEEVETYGYDGIDIDYEGMTCNKKEKFEEFIVLLSKEMKSRNKILSVAVHPKTSSMKTKESKCKGLSKPIIQDFAENWRGPMTHDYEFLAKHVDRVKIMAYELHPRKYRNPGPGPQAPNVWLKEIVEYALARIPHEKLYMAIPTYGYDWALNCNVKAKAVYYDTALKIKASKSIHYQPTDIRKIFAENSKSKGWKNLSKFMYIHENKVYEDPSLWYSSGGCDRVAFYMNRKAFEDKMTLLRKYNIGGFSFWQLLSDNDPAINDYLSLLVSNKLPPVEKIQFSPKQKIEEENKDLPQQKTDANAKKTTKSLDKTTMIVPKK
- a CDS encoding HEAT repeat domain-containing protein; translation: MNVKAIILILGLSFFSLSAEEEKFLVTPVHNTSIEILSDTYENYFAKSLEDVESTDDDLDIDDITANSGINAKNNPKFPKKTNSTYKPNIPANNSQYIAPSYEEMDSEKQKVLTKEGLKAIEIQESKNNKSSVKQIARILLTNPIPEVRSEAARALGRMGRGTKALHRAIDTDAYEVRQHAYKALEKIGSRTSLKYFIKGTKSSDVDIKIASFKGLGKTRSSLGRDMIIRVGLNSRDPNVVAAALDGLGNFSRKDDLETLRRFLKSDVQEHQSGAVRGLGNSKIPESLDILSSAISENPGLEPEVIFAISKKKTLNATLLLMKMMQTNKNENYQAIIQRELNLRKAYGKYAIVKTNSATIRKLPRASSEKVLVLANTDVAKIRKVTEKRFKVKMNNTVIEDRYYLLQAIANKEGSKKSIVEGWVFGAKINVVNIANPAKKAGGEDEYNDEDSEDEKDVNKENNFPEPKKNVKPAPVKKNAKDGDYYEEDEDEDD